From the genome of Armatimonadota bacterium:
GCCGCGTTCACGTCCACGAACTTGAGCTCATACTCCTGCTGGAACGTCTCCAGGTCCATCGCGCCCCGCAGGCGTTTCAGGACCTCCGTCCCGTAGCGCCGAACGCGGGCGTCCGTGAGCGGTTCCGCCTCGGCGGCGTCCGCGTCGAGGCAAAGCCACGGCGCGCGCCACCACGGGACCGTGTGCTGAGAGAAACTCGACGCCAGTTCCGGCTCCGAAACGAGGCGCCAGAACATCCCGGTATCGCCGTTCGGTGTCGAGGCCACGGTGACGCGCCCGCCGTGGGTGATCACCGGCAGGGCGCCGCCATACACGCGGCCGGAATGCGGGTAAAACGCCATCTCGTCCAGGTAGAGGCTGGCGCCGGCCTTCCCGCGCGGCGCGAGGCACGGGAACGAGAGCAGGCGACCGCCACCCTGGAAGATCATCTCAAACCTCCCCGCGTGGCGCAGCGGCGGGCGGTACCTCGCGGGCAGGCTTTCGTAGAGATCGCGGGCGTACATGATCTTCTCCGACGCCTCATCGCGATTGAGGCTCATGAAGATGCTGAAATGGCGGTTGACGATGGCCTGGCTGAGCGCCTCCAAGGCGAACAGCCATGAAAAACCCGTCTGACGCGCCTTCAGAACGGACCGGAACGGCCCCTCATCGGCCAGGAAATCCCGCTGGTAGTCGGTGAGGGTGTGCCCCGACCGGGACACCGCAGCCTCGATAACCGCGTTCACTGAGCTTGCGCGCCTCTTCAACATTTCGTTGCCTCCTACTTACTAGCCCGCGAGAAGGCGGTTTTGTCTGAAGTTTTTTTTCGGAGGGCAAAATTGAACCACAAAGACACGAAGGCACAAAGGAAACGATGAAGTGTGAACGATGAACGATGAAGGGCGAATCCGGGTCGGACATTCATCATTCATCATTCTGAACTCATCATTTTGGCTTTGTGCCTTTGTGTCTTTGTGGTTGAATTCACAACTTCCACCCCAGGCGGGCGGCTTCGGGTTCCCAGCAGTATGGGAACTCGCCGCGCTCGTCTACGATTGCGTACGCGGGGTCGTCCGGATCGAGGGTCCAGCCGGTGGAACGTCCCGCGCGGCGCAACGCATCCACGTGGCGTCCCAGCGCCTCGATGCCTGCGTCGTTCATGCTCAGAGCCGGGTACGGCTTC
Proteins encoded in this window:
- a CDS encoding terminase family protein gives rise to the protein MLKRRASSVNAVIEAAVSRSGHTLTDYQRDFLADEGPFRSVLKARQTGFSWLFALEALSQAIVNRHFSIFMSLNRDEASEKIMYARDLYESLPARYRPPLRHAGRFEMIFQGGGRLLSFPCLAPRGKAGASLYLDEMAFYPHSGRVYGGALPVITHGGRVTVASTPNGDTGMFWRLVSEPELASSFSQHTVPWWRAPWLCLDADAAEAEPLTDARVRRYGTEVLKRLRGAMDLETFQQEYELKFVDVNAAFISWPEIEANVHDIPLAATWEALAALGGRLYAGVDIGRVTNATEIIVIRDDGGRRSVVCIKSMVNEDFRTQETAVLDCLRIAGVERLCVDSTGLGMNLSEDLSRAYPGRVVALHFDCGMKETMARQVKRDLQAGILALPRQRSLLEQIHTVRRTWLASGRVRYDAPVVDGSHADKFWALAMALNAATGRHATVTAYTLR